AATTAAGCAAAACCAAGCGTCGCGGTAACCGATTCTTCCTCCATACCTATCATGAACTAACCATCATGCCAATCAGCCAATGGCAGGCGCCCAAGCCAAGCTGACCTATCTAACACACAGGGCATGTGTGGAGCGATGTGACGGAACAGCTAAATTAAAACTTTAATTAAACATAAtagccgtcatttgaacacatctgGCGCAGTAGCTTAacagcttaatttggcgatcctttctcaacccacgacccgatcgaaacaacaccggtagtcccacgcgacggtgggcgcagatggtacaagcacgacaataTACTTAGAAATAGAACAACACGACATAAATAATACAAAACTTCTTACAAACCCAGTTCAAATACAGTAGTTTTACAAAGTTtacataaataaaataatttacaACTTTACACTAGGGAAACCAGGTTCAAACGGAAAGTAACCTACAACTAATTTAGCGTTCAGCCACTgcactaccggtcagaccggttcgaccaaccggtcagaccggtctgcatggaTTCCCCACGTGaattaccggtcagaccggtctaagcaAAACAGAGGGGTTGCACCCTCATGCCTCAAGCGTGCAACCCGCCAATTCCCTAAactaagggtctcgctccatgacctgccacccctctgcatcctgacagatgaacttgacacaacaggggcagaaatcgacgtcccggggtcctgaaataatttgggtagcaacaaaccctgagcaactaatacttagcaagacttacccgaccagtgggtataacttagctcacatacctagacatgcaagtcaTTTGgttggtggttattttgcagaaaagcgactaaagtaattccttactttcatgatTTTAGCCCcaaattctatataaattaactctaATCTAACATTTGCATAGACCAACTCTAACAAACATGGTGGTGCAATAAATATTAATTCAAGGTAATAATCTTCATATACATATAACTTATCATCCCATCATAGCACTACTATGTGACTCGgtgaccaaggtgctcatatccgagagcgactgacggcgaatcgattcgatttaaccttacaaggtggacctaaccaacatggcacgtatttgccccgtcggactatacatgccaaccattcccctccccgcctcgaactacaggaaccagcccaacgacatatggtcagccgagctcaacgtgagaccaccaaagtAAACAATGCATCCCTATTTCTCCACGAcaactcgactaccccaggagttgggtgcgagttcctgtactttcgaagcaaggcagtactcggcttaccggtttcgactacctcctactctcagcatgcggttagtacaattcaaacatgatcagcagggccaacaacggtacggtcctcaatcgattcggacgggactaagacacccaggaaccctgtcctgttgccatacctacacatcatcatcattccccgcccggtctcatatTTCCATGTCAATTTCAACAACTCAGGTACTATAGATAAGTAtataacctatatctcgcgagtaaccggaaattactcgacttctaaatatcctatatctcgcgagtgcaagaagtcactcgacttctatcgagaactattaagcatagcatttctatcgtcctatacatgctagtataactcagggaaacctagggatcatgcaactagggttccaatcaactcctgaaacgtaatgcaccagtaataaatacatatataggtgtcataatttcaaataataggatttgcaccggggcttgccttgcgtctgctacTCAGTGctagggtgaattgggccttgggccggcccTTCACGATCCTCCTGCTGCAGGGCTTGCCCCTGTGGCTcatgtggctccgcaaccacctcgtacacaatttcctccgccgcggctgctacacgtatgcatatgcatatgataagagagaatgcatgcatgatttataaaaattacaagtaaccaaTAACCAAATCAATTTCTATCTATTTTCACTAACAAACCCCAATTCAACCCTCTCAGCTCtgctagcaccggtcagaccggtataccaaaccggtcagaccggtctggcctgtgCGCGCCTCGATACCAAAaattcggagtatccggacgtattctcggagtatccggactcccaagtccggagAATCCGGACCTAACTCTGGAACATCTAGATCaccacaaacccggagtatccgatccaatggccggacagtccggcccctaccggtcagaccggtccctccgaccgatcagaccggtccaacccaGACCAAAAGCTAGAATCCTTGGCGCAGCGAAAATCGCCCACAAATCCTTAAACCCTTCTAGGCACTAGTTCAGGGATACATTTAGACGTTTTTGACCAGAGGAAATCGCCTAATATCAtctagaaaaggagatcgaTTCGTTCCTAGCTAGAGTACCTTGGGTGAGTCCTTCCCCTGCGAAGAACTTGGATCCACTGCTCCCCAAGGAGGGAGTCGTGGAGAAGAAGCTTCTCCACACCGGTTTGATCCTTCCTCGGCCTTGAATCGAGTGGAAATGAAGGATTGAAGAATTTAGGGcttggggagagggagagctcggGAGAGGGCAAGCTGAGCTGAGAGATGGCGAGTGACTGGttagggagagagaggaaatgGTTTAAGTGATGTGGGGCCCAAAAACTGTTGAAGAGGTTAAACAGGTCAGATCGGTTGCTCatgccggtcagaccggtccggccagGCTGACAATGAATTTTTGCTATCTTAAGGTTTTATAGTTTAAGTTCGAATCTAATGACCCTGATTAACTTTAATTAGGGTTAATTAACACCTGGTTGTTACGAGTTGTGCGCCTTCCTAGCTACTGGAGTTAGGAGTAGTTAGCTAGTACAGTAACAAAGAAAAAATCTCCCACATGGCACTAGCTCGTGTGCAGTGTGAGTAGTGTGTTGCATAGCCTCGTACGTGGCggggagatttttttttaaaggaaGCCAATCAAGCAGCAGTGTGCTTGCATGATTCCGATCCTAACACAGAAAATTCACTGAGCAAACGACTATATTCCTCCTGGTGCATCGGAACCTTTCTGGCTGAGGttcaattgtttttttttctgccgAGGTTCAGTTAAAGAATGAAACATTGGCGGCTAAGTAAAGAACCCAAAGGTAAAAGAGACAAATCTCTTGTCCATTAATCTTACCACCCTTGTGAGAAACGTACGTTTGGCCCGGTACCATGACCAGTTGGGTGTCATTTGGTGGGGTGATAAAGCCGAGGTAAGTGTTTAAAATAAATCCTATTAACCCGACCTTATCCACATCCACATCTTTGTACAATGTATAGAAGACTTGTACATTATTCGTTACGTGTTTTATTGAAAACCTACATGTGGCAAGCGAGACCCTTCtgctccctccattccaaattataatttgtttgaCTTTTTAACCATAAGTTTAACtgttcgtcttattcaaaaatttaggTAAAATATCACCTCTTTTGTTGTGTCTTGCTTTATTATTAATACAAATTCTTcaaaaataacttaaatttgactagatttgcataaaatttttgaataaaacagGTGGTCAAAAAAGAGtcaaacaaattataatttagaacagaAAGAGTAGTTAACATTGGTTGCTAGGTAAAAACCAGAGGTAAATTGAAAGAGATAGGTCTCTTGTCCATTCTTACCATCCCTTGTGATAAACGTATGACCTAGTACCATGATCCGGGAAATACCATGACCAACCTCGCTACATCCTCATGACGGGgagattttttctttttaaaaaaagaagaagccaATCAAGCAGTGTGCTTGCATGATTCCGAGCCCACCACGGAGAAGATGCCGCCTCCTTGCGGTTTTGGGCACTTGCTTCCTTGTAGCTCGTCACCACAATTCGCAAGCTCTACGtttccaaaaacaaaaacaaaaacaaaaattgcaAGCTGATGATGTGCCTCGCTCTCGATCCATATATAAAAGCCAAACCACAACGCCGGCCGGCCTATATTACAACACCTCCTGCTGCTAAGCATAAGCACCGTCTTCCTCTCGCTCTAGCTAGCCTCTCTCCGGCCTTACTCCTCGCTCTCTCGACGCGCACGAGAGGAAGAGCGAGAGAGACATCAGGAGGTCGTCGCCATGCTCCTTGCAGCTCATCACGCTCACGGCGCTGGCGtccggccagcggcggcgtcaTCGCCACCCTCTCTGCCGAAGCAGCAACGGAGCCGCTGCGGCTACACGAGGAGGGAGCGTGGGCTTCCCGCCGTGCGCGCGGTCATGGCAGGGCCGCATCAGAACgtggcgccgccaccggccagcaggaagatggtggcggcgccgccgtcaccggtgagggagacgacgacgaccacgacgacgacggtgTACCGCGACAACTGGTTCGACAAGCTGGCCATCGGATACCTGTCCCGGAACCTTCAAGAAGCTTCGGGTAATCCTCGCGCCTAAGCATTCCCGCCATGGCGCTTCCATGGCTGCGACTGGATTTGCATGAACCAGCCATGCTTTTGGAGAACTGTTCATGTTTTTTCTGTTCTTGGATTCATCATTCATGTGTCTCTTTTGATGTGCTAGTATTTGGCCTGCTTGCTATCGACAGACGTACAGTAGTGTGACCTCCTATGCTTGCTAGCTAGTTTGCCCCTGTCTCTATTTTAGCAATGGTCGACGATGTTGTTGATCATGCAAGCGACTGCATGATGTGACGCTAAGGTCATATAGATTTCCTCCTCGACTTCAACGGACTAGTGCTGATGCCTACTTGAACCTCTTACAAACTTTTGTGTTGAATTTGCAAGTGCTTTTTTAAAAAGAAGGGATTTGTAagtgcttttttttttaaaaaaaagaacgaaTTTGCAAGTGTTAGTTTGTTGTGTTGCTAGGCCAAAAGTTAGATGCGAGAGGCTTCTTAAAATTTATCCAATTGGGAGCTACAATAAGGTACATGTATAGAAAATTGCAGCACATGAAAGGAAGTGCATCATCAGCGTACGTACCGGCAACTAAGAGAGGTCGAAACCGGCGATTCGCACAGGTGTGAGGTGCGCATTTCTAGGAATCTAGTAGTGGATGAATCTATCCTCAAGTTTGGGTTTTCCCCTCCaacctttttttctctcttggaGCAAAGATGCCCAAGAAAATGGTGTTCAGCCTCCAAAAGACATCACGCGTGCAGATTTTTTTCCCCTTCAGTAGAAATTAATCAACCACGCTTCCCCTCTTGTAAATCTACCTGTTTATAACAATTAAGCATCCTTTACATGCACGGTTACTACAATAACTGGAACAAGATTCTCTGATCACTAGAGTAAATTAAGGCCGTAGTAGATCCATGTACCTCCGCGCCTTATCATAAACCTCGACCATCGGATCTGAAACGGAGAGCCTAGATCGACTGCAACAGATCAGCACAGTGGCCGCCACGGTGTCCTCCACTGTTCTCCACAGTGCCCTCCGCCCCCTACCGGACCAAACCCCATGCCGGCCCTCTCAGTTTTCTCCTCTCTCCCAGCACTGCGCTGACAGGGGAAAAAGGCATGAAGAAAAGCATGGGAAAGTTTGTTAACCAATTTCCCCACAGTCTTGTGATTGATACTCCTACCAGCGTGGATTCAGTGGATGTGTTATGCAGGGCTGAAGAACGGAAAGGACGGCTATGAAGGCCTGATAGAGGCAGCCCTCGCCATCTCCGGGCTGTTCAAGGTTGATCAGCAGTGGCAGACTGTGGCCACCGCTCTCGAACGGGCGTTCCCCAGCTACATCCTCACAATGGCAAGTATTTTTATGCTCTGGAAAAAGTAATGTCCATTTTTGCAAATTAGATAAAGTCCTTTCAAAATGACAAGAAAAATAGGATTATATAGGCAGTTCAGGAATAGTATTCTTTGAATAGAAGgtaaatttatttaattttacCTTAGCTTGTATTGACAACGTTCATTATGTTGGGCAGATCAAAGTGATGATGCCGCCTTCAAGATTTTCCCGGGAGTACTTTGCGGCCTTCACCACCATATTCTTCCCTTGGCTCGTTGGACCATGTGAGGTATAACACATCTTTCTCCTCCATATTATAATTTATTTCAGGAATGACCAAGGAATAGCCTGAAACAGAGTATTCTTTAAGAGTTCATGCATGTTGAGCATCTAGTGCATATAGTAGTGGAAAATGTAGTCATGGATGCAACATTCTCCAAtatgttttttctttctttgtgtgtgtgtgtgtgtgtgtgtgtgtgttcttacGTATACGCGTCCCAGAAGTATTCATAAAGTTGTACGAGTAATCATTGTGTCACTGAACGAATGCAAGGTCAGGGAATCGGAAGTTGAtggaaagaaagagaagaatgtGGTCTACATCCCCAAATGCAGGTAAACCGTTCAACATCCAGATTCTTTGATTGCATGAATAAGCTAGATGCATAGTGAATTCATTGCATAAGTTTAATAGGTATAAATATATATTGTTCAAACAACTTCTGGGTGCCAAGACTTCATAGCTAGTATAAATTCTTAAGGTTTAtctaaacatgattaggattgcCACGTTATGAATCTGTAGCGTAAATTAGCTCAGCATAAACTTTTTGCAATATGTCAATCTTTACTCAAGTAAAACCACTTGGAAAAGGTGTGAAAGAACTAAGGCTCAAATGCAACATGTACTGCCCATGTCGTAATTGTGGCGAACTGGGCAATCCTACTCATACTCCACAAACTAGCTATATAATAGGGATAcattttgaataaaaaaaagtACAGGGTAGTGCGATATACAATTCCATCCATGCGACCACTCTTAAAAACAATCTAAAAACATAGTAAGGTGCAGGTATAACAAAAAAATGGTTAAGAACAGGATAGTGGTACAGGGTATTCCTGACCTTTTCTTCCTTATCTTACTCTGACAGATTTCTGGAAAGCACCAACTGTGTTGGGATGTGCACGAATCTATGCAAGATCCCATGCCAGACGTTCATCCAAGATTCACTCGGCACGGCTGTCTACATGTCTCCCAGTAAGTTCCATTTGTTCTTATCCATGAGAACGATAACCTGAGAGACCAATCTAAACATATCAATGAGTAAAACAGCATGAACACTTCGATTTTAGAATACAAGAAAAATAATCAAGTCCAGTCAATGAATAAAGTTCGGAAGAAATTAGTGGACTGGCAGTCAACCAATCATCATCTCAAATTCAGAAAATGTGTCAGGATTTTAATCTTAACTTCCTTTGGTCACTAGCCTAATTGTTTGATAGCTGAACATTACACTGACCGTGGCCAAACATAAGTGAACTCAGAATATGACCTTTCCACTAGTGCTGGTGAAAGTCTTTGTGTATGGACATCTCGTGTAAGACGTCCATAGCCACACAACTCTTCCTACTATCTCTGAAACGGAATCTTAATGCTGAAAGCAACGCATCAAGATTCTCAGTCATATGAAAAATACAGAAGTTTAGCTACTTAGCTTGATGTGTTAAATCTCATATCCTGCCAGTACACCTTCTGTATTGAGGCACTATGCCTTTTCTGGGCATGGAATCTGTTGTGGACTCATTTGTGGGCCGCACATATGAgagaaggaggaagaaaaatgtgTGAGAAGTGTTATGGGCTGATCTAGGCCCACGAGTACTGTAGCGCGTGCGTGAACAGTGCCGAATCCTATTTGATTAGGTTAATTTGgtttattaggaaagagataagatagattgattcggttaggatattgcttaggggtcaagtcagTCGTCTCTATAAAAAAGACTATCTTGTATCAATGAAGAACAAGCAAGATTAGAACCAAATACTTCCCAGAGCCTCCAACGTGAGGGCGGGTAGCCTCTAATCCTGTTATCTACCATATCATCTGGTATCACGATCCTCCGATCCTGCGCCTCCAACCCCAccaccaaccctagccgccaaaACCCCTACACAAACCATCCCTGCGCCTCCAGCCATAGGCGCCAACCCCTCCCTGCGCACTGCCTCCGCTAAACCCTCAACCAGCCGCCGGATCAGAGACTTCCTCACCCGGCACCACCTCTGTCCGCCAAGGCCGACGCCTAGGTTCCGGCGAACATCAGCGCCAAGCTCGACAACCTCCTCCGCGCGGTCGAGCTCAACACCCATGAGATCAGCCAAGTCAAGAACCAGTATTCAGCACTGGACGTAGCCGTCAATCGGATCCAAACCCGAGTCCTGGAGAAGTTTCCCACAAACCAGTTCGAGGCCTCGGGATCTGACCCGCCATCCCCCCACCCATCGCCCGCGCACAAGCTCAAGTTCCCCGACTACTACGGCAAGGACGATCCGGCAATCTGGCTGCACAAATGCGAGCAGTGCTTCCAAGCCTATCGCACCCCGGAGGCGAACAAGACCTGGACGGCATCCTTCTACCTCCACGAGGCAGCCGCCCGATGGTACTTTCGGCTGGAGCGTAATCGCGGCGTTCCATCGTGGCCAGAGTTCGTTCAGGCCATCAACCATCGCTTCGGGCCGTCCATCCGCAGCAACCCCCTCGGCGAACTGGCCCCGCTCCGCCGGACGGGTACGGTCGACGACTTCATCGACCAGTTCCTCACCCAACTCGCCCGCTGCGACGACGTCTCCGAACGGCAGCAGACCAACCTGTTTATGGCCGGTTTGGGCGGCACACTGCAGATCGATGTGGAGATGCAGCACCCGGAGCACCTCGAGGACGCCATGAATCTCGCTCGGGCATACGAGCGGCGTTCGACTTCGATCGCCATGGAGTCGCGATCTACGTGGCGCCCTCCCCCCCGCCCGGGGTTCCAGATCATCGTCAGCAGCGGCGTCGccggcctccccagcgtccGCGGCGGCCTCCCAGCATCGGACGGCGCCCTCTGCGtgttagcagctcaattttcactctcattgagctgagaggatgacactcaagttggggaagttttctgggttttcttcattcacactcacaatgccatgccaTCCAACGGGAGGGGAGGCAACACATTTATACACAGCTGCAGGGCAGCCAACACTGAGGCATATTCTactcctagtctaagatgccaaatgaaaggactaactgctgtcctatctagatgctaaagcagtccaagatgctgtcctctagggcaGCAATGGTGCTAGTGCATGCTGCAGAAAAATgagatgctgcagccccacatgctgcagccccacacagccccacaaagaccacaAGTACAGAGACTTATTCCcttcattctccccctaagtcttgtgcatcgtcttgtgggaagattggaccatcccggtcttggagcagagctcaaggaacttgatcctcccaaggggcttggtgagcagatccgcaagctgatccttggtgttgatgtagctcgtCTTGATGGttccttcctccaagcagcctcggatgaagtgatacctgatccggatgtgcttgctccgttcgtggaaaacggggttcttcgccaaggccagagcggacttgctgtccaccctgagctccactgctccagcgtctctgccgagtagatcaccaagtagtcgagcgagccagagcgcctgagtcgacgcggtggaagccgctatgtactcggcctcgcagctggacaaggccaccacctgctgcttgaccgactgccagctaacgaggcactcgccgaggaagaagaggatcccgctcgtactcttgctggtgtcgatgtcgccggcgtggtcgctgtcgctgtacccaacgaagtgtgccgccccagggcacctcgggtagtggagaccgtggtcgagagtccccgcaacatagcggatgatcctcttcacggcctgctggtgctccgtcgtcggtcgctgcatgaaccgactgacgtagccgatggagaacgccaagtccggccgtgtgtgggcgaggtagcagaggctccccacaagacgccggtactgagtagcgtccacctcctccgccgtgctgtcacggctcagcttcagcctctcctccatcggagtgagagctgggttgcagtcggtgagcccagcgagctcgacgacgcgcttggcgtaggcggtct
This genomic interval from Panicum virgatum strain AP13 chromosome 8K, P.virgatum_v5, whole genome shotgun sequence contains the following:
- the LOC120644774 gene encoding beta-carotene isomerase D27, chloroplastic-like isoform X1; the encoded protein is MLLAAHHAHGAGVRPAAASSPPSLPKQQRSRCGYTRRERGLPAVRAVMAGPHQNVAPPPASRKMVAAPPSPVRETTTTTTTTVYRDNWFDKLAIGYLSRNLQEASGLKNGKDGYEGLIEAALAISGLFKVDQQWQTVATALERAFPSYILTMIKVMMPPSRFSREYFAAFTTIFFPWLVGPCEVRESEVDGKKEKNVVYIPKCRFLESTNCVGMCTNLCKIPCQTFIQDSLGTAVYMSPNFEDMSCEMIFGQQPPEDDPALKQPCFRTKCKPVLKHLNRFNQISN
- the LOC120644774 gene encoding beta-carotene isomerase D27, chloroplastic-like isoform X2 encodes the protein MLLAAHHAHGAGVRPAAASSPPSLPKQQRSRCGYTRRERGLPAVRAVMAGPHQNVAPPPASRKMVAAPPSPVRETTTTTTTTVYRDNWFDKLAIGYLSRNLQEASGLKNGKDGYEGLIEAALAISGLFKVDQQWQTVATALERAFPSYILTMIKVMMPPSRFSREYFAAFTTIFFPWLVGPCEVRESEVDGKKEKNVVYIPKCRFLESTNCVGMCTNLCKIPCQTFIQDSLGTAVYMSPNFEDMSCEMIFGQQPPEDDPALKQPCFRTKCIAKQNRQVNCSI